Proteins co-encoded in one Prunus persica cultivar Lovell chromosome G6, Prunus_persica_NCBIv2, whole genome shotgun sequence genomic window:
- the LOC18775405 gene encoding wall-associated receptor kinase-like 1 encodes MELFSFSILYAYLCLSLFYQPARTQQAYINGSTLWNCSGNPATSKGYLCDASVKSCEAFVTFRSRAPHDTAISIAYLLGSEASKIASINKVSASDKIPSNKLIVVPVSCSCSGNIFQHYSPYTVIKNDTYFKTANDTYQGLTTCQAMISQNYYDPENIPVGAVLTVPVRCACPSENQTADGITSLLTYIVAKNDTIASIGGMFGVNTQSIMAANMLSQDIIIDLNTPLLVPLKSKRCPTSDGSLADGIYLEHVDCIRGGKKFPVKLVTLLGIGIGLAFICMFLSGYKLYQFLRRRRIKTQQEKFFKQNGGFLLREKISSFGSSSKAKLFTAEEMERATDNYNQSRFLGQGGYGTVYKGMLLDGTIVAVKRSRAIDKHQIEQFINEVVILTQINHRNIVKLLGCCLETEVPVLVYEYIPNGTLSHHIQQKHIETPSLSWEHRFRITCEVAGAVSYMHSAASIPIFHRDIKSSNILLDHNYSAKVSDFGTSKSLPLDKTHLTTEVQGTFGYMDPEYFQSSKFTDKSDTYSFGVTLVEILTGKTPFSFAKEEGENLVASFISLTRENQLVQILDPQVVREAEMEHVGAIAELATRCLRLNGKKRPSMKEVSTELEGLRNTQRCLEKFQEPQSFKDETTFMHSTSEPMKDHTEESIDFSMEIESASF; translated from the exons ATGGAGCTATTTTCATTCTCCATCCTTTATGCATACTTGTGTTTGTCCCTATTTTATCAACCAGCACGCACTCAGCAGGCATACATCAACGGCAGCACACTCTGGAACTGCTCTGGTAACCCTGCCACATCAAAAGGGTACCTCTGTGATGCTAGTGTGAAGTCATGTGAAGCCTTTGTCACCTTCCGATCGCGAGCACCTCATGACACCGCCATCAGCATAGCCTATCTGCTTGGCTCTGAAGCCTCTAAGATTGCCTCAATTAACAAAGTTTCAGCAAGTGACAAGATTCCAAGCAACAAGTTGATTGTAGTTCCAGTTTCTTGTTCATGTTCGGGCAATATCTTCCAGCACTACTCTCCTTACACCGTGATAAAAAACGATACATATTTCAAGACAGCCAATGACACCTACCAAGGCCTGACTACATGCCAGGCTATGATAAGTCAGAACTATTACGACCCTGAAAATATTCCGGTGGGAGCAGTGTTAACGGTTCCTGTGAGATGTGCTTGTCCGAGTGAAAACCAAACTGCAGATGGGATTACCTCCCTGCTGACATATATAGTAGCCAAGAATGATACAATTGCATCAATTGGAGGGATGTTTGGGGTCAACACACAAAGTATAATGGCGGCAAATATGCTGTCACAGGACATCATTATCGACCTTAATACACCTCTTCTTGTTCCACTCAAAAGCAAGAGATGCCCCACTTCTGATGGTTCCCTTGCAGATGGGATATACCTAGAACATGTCGATTGCATTCGTGGTGGCAAAAAGTTTCCTGTGAAATTGGTTACACTGCTAG GTATTGGCATAGGCCttgcattcatatgcatgttCCTTTCAGGCTACAAGTTATATCAATTCCTAAGGAGAAGGagaatcaaaacccaacaggAGAAATTTTTCAAGCAAAATGGGGGATTCTTGTTGCGAGAAAAAATCTCATCTTTTGGGAGTAGCAGCAAAGCAAAACTTTTTACTGCAGAGGAGATGGAAAGAGCAACAGATAACTACAACCAGAGCCGCTTTCTTGGGCAAGGAGGCTATGGCACAGTTTATAAAGGGATGCTACTCGATGGTACCATAGTAGCTGTTAAAAGGTCAAGAGCAATAGACAAACATCAGATTGAGCAATTCATCAATGAAGTTGTCATTCTAACTCAAATTAATCATCGAAACATAGTGAAGTTGCTGGGTTGTTGCTTGGAGACTGAGGTTCCAGTTCTAGTTTATGAATATATTCCGAACGGAACACTCTCCCATCATATCCAGCAGAAGCACATTGAAACACCATCACTTTCATGGGAACATCGCTTCAGGATCACTTGTGAAGTTGCCGGAGCAGTATCATACATGCACTCTGCAGCTTCAATCCCCATCTTCCATAGAGACATCAAGTCTTCTAACATTCTTCTAGACCATAACTACAGTGCTAAAGTATCTGACTTTGGGACTTCAAAATCACTTCCCCTCGACAAAACTCACTTAACCACAGAAGTACAGGGAACTTTTGGGTACATGGATCCAGAGTACTTCCAATCTAGTAAATTTACAGATAAAAGTGATACCTACAGCTTTGGAGTCACACTTGTAGAAATATTAACTGGGAAAACCCCGTTTTCTTTTGCTAAAGAGGAAGGGGAAAATCTGGTTGcttctttcatttcattgacAAGGGAAAACCAACTTGTTCAAATTTTGGATCCTCAAGTGGTTCGAGAAGCAGAGATGGAGCACGTTGGAGCAATTGCTGAGCTTGCAACAAGGTGTTTGAGGTTGAATGGGAAAAAGAGGCCTAGTATGAAAGAGGTGTCAACAGAGTTGGAAGGATTGAGGAACACTCAAAGATGCCTGGAAAAGTTCCAAGAGCCTCAGTCATTCAAAGATGAAACAACATTCATGCACTCTACCAGTGAACCCATGAAAGATCATACAGAGGAAAGCATTGATTTCTCTATGGAAATTGAATCTGCATCATTTTAA
- the LOC18775100 gene encoding cytochrome c-type biogenesis CcmH-like mitochondrial protein has protein sequence MGSEEDPVKKTQVVNARAQNISHNVRCTECGSQSIEDSQADIAILLRKLIRDEIHAGKSDKEIYKKLEEDFGETVLYAPKFDMQTAALWLSPLLVAGAAAGIWAYKKHRQKTNVHIMALNLVRGVPLTPNEKQTMLDLLTPPPSRGNIPSSWWRRWREQ, from the exons ATGGGAAGCGAAGAGGACCCGGTGAAGAAGACTCAGGTGGTGAATGCCCGGGCTCAAAACATTAGTCACAATGTTCGGTGCACTGAGTGTGGAAGCCAGTCCATTGAAGATTCACAAGCAGATATTGCCATCTTGCTTAGAAAG TTAATTCGTGATGAGATTCATGCTGGGAAGAGTGACAAAGAGATTTATAAGAAGCTTGAAGAGGATTTTGGGGAGACGGTACTTTATGCCCCAAAGTTTGATATGCAGACTGCAGCCTTGTGGCTATCACCG CTTCTGGTTGCTGGTGCTGCTGCAGGAATTTGGGCTTATAAAAAGCACAGGCAAAAGACTAATGTCCACATCATGGCGCTGAACCTTGTTAGAGGTGTTCCATTAACCCCAAATGAGAAGCAAACCATGTTAGACCTCCTCACACCGCCGCCTTCACGAGGAAATATTCCTTCCTCGTGGTGGAGGAGGTGGAGAGAACAATGA
- the LOC18774108 gene encoding NDR1/HIN1-like protein 3, whose translation MSTMNLWATITLVTFTAYALCIVISLYNHPLIPNSVVTRASLTEFSVTNNTTLHYNLALNISLRNPNKYYRTYYDNIELTASYKNQAFRTVNLNSFYQGVKNTTVLTLSFKGHQHGLVNLSNVTFTAGTHYHIDVKLYLQNVYLVSPRTTWFMGSPQSRSEFTCHLQVPLVNYIDGQASNITTKCDSDFNFFL comes from the coding sequence ATGTCAACCATGAACCTATGGGCCACCATCACCCTTGTCACCTTTACTGCCTATGCATTGTGTATCGTTATTTCTTTATACAATCATCCCCTTATCCCCAACTCTGTTGTAACTCGTGCCTCGCTCACTGAGTTCAGCGTCACCAACAACACCACCCTCCACTATAATCTTGCTCTCAATATTTCCCTGCGAAACCCTAACAAATATTACCGCACCTATTACGATAATATTGAACTCACGGCTTCTTACAAGAACCAGGCATTCCGTACGGTGAATTTGAACTCCTTCTACCAAGGTGTTAAAAATACTACTGTTTTGACACTCTCGTTCAAAGGGCACCAACATGGCTTAGTGAATCTTTCCAATGTTACATTTACTGCCGGAACTCATTACCATATTGATGTCAAGCTCTATCTTCAAAACGTCTACTTGGTGTCACCTAGGACTACTTGGTTTATGGGTTCTCCGCAATCGCGGTCAGAGTTTACATGTCACTTGCAGGTTCCTTTGGTCAATTACATTGATGGTCAAGCCTCCAACATCACTACCAAGTGTGATTccgatttcaattttttcttatga
- the LOC18774618 gene encoding uncharacterized protein LOC18774618 isoform X2, translating into MSGSKVLLTYKRKRQSRTDPVQGHECHNSLFVAPDDTSLSKSPDLPVHLIDKRSSEHYNRNSAVCRVCFVCCVGGNLKHCGKCLQSYHLQCLDKPHKEKKHTEVSGTRQIPIKTFPTSLDEVPTQRDAYGNKSSGKKVGSSSNANVGGRSVSQLVMNSAVITADFVRQKSSSSAAAFERKSSSECDGSSPRLNTSNLEDTDSFSRNKLDKLGGDSAAQNKLTTPLVTFCRRNKRKKDMDESNIQRKSLPVENSCSLITKLNNCVCTNTSSYEETSPENCSVDHEADLKHSREIFDFRYAHAGSAAAGTKILMHEEEQLHDEEKTGSDALQQAGKVRGQNAQSAMDVEVLCTDHLRKSSDTRDSSSEAVTLCKPGKTHALIRDEAQDLSSDDLKATETPHLGRSLPYLDLSVIPTEFLLADSCGTVECNVDLNLSSQKQPDLAVPKTTWDSLDSTSRNNATVLHELSPPEMSAARIEGVETHASRLHKDAFEFLEVGDSCKDDDKVSPLFSKEITQKNQCLQLFSEEKTSDIFRPVTTQPVAASSIASEILQLGGKNNQPEQESPLLLGLSLPENPLTAGCATNTCFSAFPFLNSVIETREFIRDAALQSSSSHLSSVLRHRLMHDSIASRARAFNEWSSFHDKCKPYSTMWSEEELDFLWIGVRRHGRDNWDAMLRDPRLHFSSWRVARDLAERWEEEQSKLLSGICVPQFKYSIAQGSSLDYHYFLGPKTGIWKENTADEPGLSFCNVDACRGGNAWRGPLFQPAYTCSNGNEHLQRPISYTKRTSHFGFLREKYDEDEFSILSRSRSMAKGYLLSTNGPTTCVGAKGNLPHWLREAVVASPVSLTEPMPPSTVSLIAHPDMLNVTYPDFDRQESHFVPRNETRFTMGVFRENNLQPLSTSPLSNYPSGIGLGGLGMANLRRDYSRHGGKQEDLIVIDSDASSEETISDDRSARV; encoded by the exons ATGTCAGGAAGCAAAGTGTTGCTAACGTATAAGCGAAAGCGGCAATCAAGAACAGATCCTGTACAGGGACATGAGTGTCATAATTCACTTTTTGTTGCTCCCGATGATACTTCTTTAAGCAAATCACCAGACTTGCCAGTTCATTTGATTGATAAGCGTTCATCAGAACATTATAACAGAAATTCTGCG GTATGCCGTGTATGTTTTGTGTGCTGTGTCGGGGGTAACCTGAAGCACTGTGGCAAATGCCTTCAGTCGTATCATCTCCAATGCCTAGATAAGCcccataaagaaaagaaacacacTGAAGTATCTGGCACAAGACAAATACCAATTAAAACCTTTCCGACAAGTCTTGATGAGGTTCCCACCCAAAGGGATGCATATGGGAATAAGTCTAGTGGCAAGAAAGTTGGCTCATCTTCAAATGCTAATGTTGGAGGGAGGTCAGTTTCTCAATTGGTGATGAATTCCGCTGTAATTACTGCTGATTTTGTCAGAcaaaaatcatcatcatcagcagcagcatttgaaagaaaaagcagcTCTGAATGTGATGGTAGCTCACCAAGATTGAATACATCAAACTTAGAAGACACTGATTCATTTTCTAGAAATAAGTTAGATAAATTAGGTGGTGATTCAGCTGCGCAAAACAAGTTGACCACCCCATTGGTTACTTTCTGCCGaaggaataaaagaaaaaaggatatGGATGAGTCTAATATACAAAGGAAATCACTGCCTGTGGAAAATAGCTGCTCATTGATAACCAAATTGAATAATTGTGTTTGTACTAATACCAGTTCTTATGAAGAAACTTCCCCTGAAAACTGCTCAGTGGATCATGAAGCAGATTTGAAGCACTCCAGAGAG ATCTTTGATTTTAGATATGCTCATGCTGGATCTGCTGCCGCTGGAACTAAAAT TTTGATGCATGAAGAAGAACAACTGCATGATGAGGAAAAAACAGGCAGTGACGCCTTACAACAGGCTGGAAAAGTTCGTGGCCAGAATGCTCAAAGTGCAATGGATGTTGAAGTTCTTTGCACGGATCATTTAAGAAAAAGTAGTGATACTAGAGACTCCTCTTCTGAAGCTGTAACTCTATGTaaaccaggaaaaacccatgCATTGATAAGAGATGAAGCTCAAGATTTATCAAGTGATGATCTTAAAGCAACAGAAACCCCTCATTTAGGCAGATCACTTCCTTATTTGGACTTGTCTGTTATCCCCACTG AATTCTTACTAGCAGATTCGTGTGGCACTGTGGAATGCAATGTTGACTTAAACTTGAGTTCTCAGAAGCAACCTGACCTGGCCGTGCCAAAAACTACGTGGGACTCCTTGGATTCTACTAGCAGAAATAATGCCACTGTATTGCATGAACTGTCTCCTCCAGAAATGTCAGCTGCAAGAATTGAAGGAGTAGAAACTCATGCTTCACGGTTACACAAAGatgcatttgaatttttagaaGTTGGTGACAGCTGCAAAGATGATGATAAAGTTAGTCCTCTATTTTCCAAGGAAATTACACAAAAAAACCAATGTCTGCAG CTattttcagaagaaaaaaccAGTGACATTTTTCGCCCGGTGACAACACAGCCTGTGGCAGCGTCTTCTATAGCTTCAGAAATTCTTCAGTTGGGAGGCAAAAATAATCAACCAGAACAAGAATCTCCTCTGTTACTAGGTCTATCCTTACCAGAAAACCCTTTAACTGCAGGATGTGCAACCAATACCTGCTTCAGTGCGTTTCCCTTCTTGAACTCTGTCATTGAAACCAGAGAATTTATCCGAGATGCAGCACTCCAATCTTCCTCGAGCCATTTATCATCAGTATTGAGACACAGGCTTATGCATGATAGCATTGCAAGCCGAGCAAGAGCTTTCAATGAATGGAGTAGTTTTCATGACAAATGTAAGCCATATAGTACCATGTGGTCTGAAGAGGAGTTGGATTTTCTATGGATAGGTGTGAGGAGACATGGACGGGACAATTGGGATGCTATGTTAAGGGATCCAAGATTGCACTTCTCATCATGGAGGGTGGCAAGGGACTTAGCTGAGCGGTGGGAAGAGGAACAGTCAAAACTTTTGAGTGGCATATGTGTTCCTCAATTCAAGTACTCGATAGCACAAGGCAGTTCTTTGGACTACCACTACTTCTTGGGTCCAAAAACAGGAATCTGGAAAGAAAATACAGCAGATGAACCCGGACTTTCATTTTGCAATGTTGATGCTTGTAGAGGAGGTAATGCCTGGAGGGGGCCACTATTCCAGCCGGCTTATACTTGCAGTAATGGCAATGAACACCTCCAGAGGCCTATTAGTTACACAAAGAGGACATCTCATTTTGGTTTCCTTAGGGAGAAGTATGACGAGGATGAATTTAGTATTTTAAGTAGAAGTAGGAGTATGGCAAAGGGCTATTTACTATCAACTAATGGCCCCACAACTTGCGTTGGAGCAAAGGGAAACTTGCCCCACTGGCTCAGAGAAGCTGTTGTTGCTTCCCCAGTGAGCCTGACAGAGCCAATGCCACCGTCAACTGTTTCATTGATTGCTCATCCAGACATGTTGAATGTCACCTATCCTGATTTTGATCGTCAGGAATCACATTTTGTACCTAGGAATGAAACGCGGTTTACAATGGGTGTTTTCAGAGAAAACAACCTACAGCCATTAAGTACTAGTCCTCTTTCCAATTACCCATCAGGAATAGGACTTGGAGGACTCGGGATGGCTAATCTGAGAAGGGATTATTCTCGTCATGGAGGTAAGCAAGAAGACTTGATTGTTATAGACAGCGATGCTTCTTCTGAAGAGACTATATCTGATGATCGTAGTGCTAGGGTGTAG
- the LOC18775486 gene encoding ferrochelatase-2, chloroplastic has translation MAAESIAMLPWTISSSVPSDHRLLPRGGLCVSQSHSSAAPSRNCVVARYSSTQSSLLFSKDSLRKCLRPLKALVASETLDIPTTPFTGDDKVGVLLLNLGGPETLDDVQPFLFNLFADPDIIRLPRLFRFLQKPLAQFISVLRAPKSKEGYASIGGGSPLRRITDAQAEELRKALWAKDVPAKVYVGMRYWHPFTEEAIEQIKRDGITKLVVLPLYPQFSISTSGSSLRLLESIFREDEYLVNMQHTVIPSWYQREGYITAMANLIEKELQSFDSPEKVMIFFSAHGVPLAYVEEAGDPYKAEMEECIDLIMEELEKRKITNAYTLAYQSRVGPVEWLKPYTDETIVELGQKGVKRLLAVPISFVSEHIETLEEIDVEYKELAMKSGIEIWGRVPALGCEATFISDLADAVIESLPYVGAMAVSNLEARQPLVPLGSVEELLAAYDSQRRELPAPVTVWEWGWTKSAETWNGRAAMLAVVVLLVLEVTTGEGFLHQWGILPIHR, from the exons ATGGCGGCTGAATCCATAGCAATGCTACCCTGGACCATCTCCTCCTCCGTTCCCTCCGACCACAGGCTGCTGCCACGTGGAGGACTCTGCGTCTCTCAGAGTCACAGCTCTGCAGCACCTTCTAGAAATTGCGTGGTTGCCAGATACTCGTCGACACAATCTTCGTTGCTCTTCTCCAAGGACTCGCTGCGGAAATGCTTGCGGCCGCTAAAAGCGTTGGTGGCTTCGGAAACTCTGGACATTCCTACGACGCCGTTTACTGGCGATGATAAAGTCGGAGTCTTGTTGCTCAACCTTGGTGGCCCCGAGACTCTTGACGATGTCCAACCCTTCTTGTTCAACCTCTTCGCAGACCCT GATATCATCAGACTGCCAAGATTGTTCCGTTTTCTTCAAAAGCCGTTGGCGCAATTTATATCTGTTCTCAGGGCACCAAAGAGCAAAGAAGGCTACGCCTCAATTGGCGGTGGCTCTCCTCTTCGACGAATAACTGATGCACAG GCGGAAGAGTTGAGGAAGGCTCTTTGGGCGAAGGATGTCCCGGCAAAAGTTTATGTGGGTATGCGTTATTGGCATCCATTTACTGAAGAAGCTATCGAACAG ATAAAAAGAGATGGAATTACAAAGCTTGTTGTCCTTCCACTTTATCCACAATTTTCAATATCGACTAGTGGTTCAAGCCTTCGGCTTTTGGAGAGTATATTCCG GGAGGATGAATATCTAGTCAACATGCAGCACACAGTAATACCATCCTGGTACCAGCGTGAAGGGTACATAACGGCAATGgcaaatttgattgaaaaggAGCTTCAAAGTTTTGATAGCCCTGAGAAG GTAATGATATTCTTTAGCGCACATGGGGTGCCACTTGCATATGTGGAAGAGGCTGGCGATCCATACAAGGCAGAGATGGAGGAATGCATAGATTTGATAATGGAAGaattagaaaagagaaaaataactaATGCATACACCCTTGCCTATCAG AGCAGAGTTGGACCTGTGGAGTGGTTAAAGCCTTATACCGATGAGACAATAGTTGAGCTTGGGCAAAAGGGAGTTAAAAGGCTGCTGGCAGTCCCTATAAG CTTTGTCAGCGAGCATATTGAAACTCTAGAAGAAATTGATGTTGAGTACAAAGAATTGGCTATGAAATCTGGTATAGAGATTTGGGGGCGTGTTCCTGCACTAGGATGTGAGGCCACCTTCATTTCAGATTTGGCAGATGCTGTGATTGAGAGCCTGCCATATGTTGGAGCTATGGCAGTCTCTAATCTTGAAGCTCGACAG CCTTTAGTACCACTTGGGAGTGTGGAAGAGTTGTTAGCGGCCTATGATTCACAGCGTAGGGAGTTACCAGCACCTGTGACAGTTTGGGAATGGGGTTGGACAAAAAGTGCCGAGACATGGAATGGAAGAGCAGCTATGTTGGCGGTGGTTGTTCTATTGGTGCTAGAAGTCACCACCGGGGAGGGGTTTCTGCACCAATGGGGCATATTGCCCATACATCGCTGA